The region TGACCGCATCTACCAGGTACGGGGATATGACCTCTCCAATATCAGCTTTATTGTGGGGGATACGGGCTACATCGCCATTGACCCGCTCGTCTCTGCCGAGACTGCAAAAGCAGCCCTCGAACTGCTATACAAGTACGTGGGTAAAAAACCGGTTATGGCGGTCATTTATACCCATAGCCATGTGGACCACTGGGCTGGTGTGAAAGGGATTGTGTCTGAGGAAGACGTCAAGGCCGGGAAGGTCAAGATTATTGCGTCCCAAGGTTTTCTTGAGCACGCGATAAGCGAAAACATCATGGCGGGAAATGCCATGGGCCGCCGCGCCCAATATATGTACGGCAACTTGTTACCCAAAGGACCCAAGGGACAGGTGGACGCCGGCCTTGGCAAGACGGTATCGACCGGCTCCATCACAATGATTGCCCCAACCGACATTATCCGTAAGACGGGTGAAGAAAGGACTATTGACGGTGTCAGGATTATCTTCCAGTACACGCCAGGTACGGAAGCACCGACGGAGATGAATTTCTACTTCCCGCAGTTCAGGGCCCTTTGCATGGCAGAGAACTGCAGTCACACCTTGC is a window of Pseudomonadota bacterium DNA encoding:
- a CDS encoding MBL fold metallo-hydrolase, with amino-acid sequence MLAICMAMATIVWAQGKEATEATKKANTSVLNILPFSNKEDFDDAQRGFIATLPGAVIRDTKGNLVWNMDQYSFLNRDDMAPDTVNPSLWRQGRLNNFHGLFKVTDRIYQVRGYDLSNISFIVGDTGYIAIDPLVSAETAKAALELLYKYVGKKPVMAVIYTHSHVDHWAGVKGIVSEEDVKAGKVKIIASQGFLEHAISENIMAGNAMGRRAQYMYGNLLPKGPKGQVDAGLGKTVSTGSITMIAPTDIIRKTGEERTIDGVRIIFQYTPGTEAPTEMNFYFPQFRALCMAENCSHTLHNLYTLRGAQVRDAKAWSYFLNEAIELFGDKSDVVFISHHWPQWGKENINAWLKKQADIYK